CAAGGGCGTGATCGCCACCGCGCTGCTCGGCTCGGTCGTACCCTATATGCTCAAGACCGACGACAACCCGAACGGCGTGCCGGAAGAAACGCTTCAGCAGATCGGTGACGGCATCAAGAAGGATCGTGCCGACTTCTTCCGCAACACCTTCTTCCCGCAGTTCTTCGGCACCGGCACCTTTTCGCACCCGGTCAGCGACGAAGTGCTGCACACCGCAACCCGAATCGCGATGGACGCCAGCCTGAAGGCGACGCTGGCCTGCGCCGAATCCTTCGGCCACACCGATTTCCGCAGAGACCTGGCGTCGTTCGCCGTGCCGACGCTGATCGTCCACGGCACTGCGGACAAGACGGTGCCGATCGACGCCACGGCGCGCGAGGCGGCGAAAGGCATCGCCGGTGCGCAGCTCGTCGAATATGACGGGGAACCGCATGGGTTCACCGAAACCGCGCGCGACCGCATCACCAAAGACCTGCTGACGTTTCTGGGCGACCCGCGACAGACGAGCTTTGTCGCGACCAACAAAAGCTCGGAGCCCCTGACCGCCTGACGTCATTGCGCGGCGTCGGCCAAGCCCCCATAGCGGGGCATGGCCGACGCCGCACCCCACCCCTTCACCATCCATAACTTCCGCGCCTATTGGCTGGCGCGATTCGCGACTACGCTCGCGCAGACGGCGATGGTGATCGTCATCGGTTGGCAGGTGTACGATATCGCCCGCCGGACGATGTCGGTGAAGGAGGCAGCATTTCAGCTGGGCCTGATCGGCGTCGCGCAATTCCTGCCCCTGCTGTTCCTCTCGCTCTTCGCCGGCTGGGTCGCCGACCGAATCGACCGGCGCTGGATCGCGCGCGGCGCGGTGTCGCTGGAGGCATTCTGCGCGCTGTCGCTCTGCTGGCTGACGTGGCACGGGCAGATTTCCCTGCCGTACCTGTTCGGCATCGCATCGCTGCTGGGCGTCGCTCGCGCCTTTGCCGGCCCGGCCCTGTCCGCGCTGTCGCCGAATCTGGTGCCCAAGGCCGTGCTGCCGACCGCGATCGCGCTCAGTTCGATCGCGTGGCAAAGTGCCTCGATCCTGGGGCCGGCGATGGGGGGCTATCTCTACGCCGCCAAGCCCTGGCTGACCTATGCCGTGTCGGGCGGGCTGTTCTCCTTCGCGCTGCTGATGCTGCTCCTGATCGGCGTCGTGCCGCGGTCCAGCGTCAAGTTCGCCGGCAATCCCTGGGTGCAGATGATCGACGGGCTGCATTATGTTCGCCGCAACCGGCTCGTCCTCGGCGCGATCAGCCTCGACCTGTTCGCGGTGCTGCTTGGCGGGGCGACCGCAATGCTGCCGGTCTATGCGCGCGATATCCTGCAGGTCGGGGCCGAAGGGCTCGGCCATCTGCGCGCCGCGCCGTCGATCGGGGCAGTGACGGTCGCGCTTTGGTTCGGCGTCCGACCGCTCAAGACCGGGGTCGGCGTGAAGATGCTGTCGGCGGTCGCGCTGTTCGGACTGGCGACGGTGTTCTTCGGCCTGTCCGCGCCGATGTTCGTGCCGATCTTTGGCCCGGCCGCGATCGGCAGCGATTTCGCACCCGCAGTTCTGTTCGCGCTCGTTTGCCTGTTCATCGTCGGGGCAGCCGACATGGTCTCGGTATATGTCCGCCAGTCGCTGATCCAGCTCTACACCCCCGACGAGATGCGCGGGCGCGTCGGTGCCGTCTCGACCTTGTTCATTTCGGGTTCGAACGAACTCGGTGAGGCCGAATCGGGCTTCCTCGCCGCGCTCGTCGGGCCGATCGTCGCGGTCGTCGGCGGCGGGATCGGGGCGATCATCGTGACCGGCCTGTGGGCGCGCTGGTTCCCCGAATTGCGCAACGCCCGCACATTCGATCCCCCGCCCGAGCCCTTGATCATCGAGCCCGACGTGCCAAATCCCCAGCCACTTCCTGCGAAAGGACAGATGTCATGAAGGCCAATTCCGTTCTCGAGACGATCGGCAACACGCCGCACATCCGCCTCTCTCGTCTGTTTCCCGACAGCGACGTCTGGGTGAAATCCGAACGGTCGAACCCCGGCGGGTCGGTGAAGGACCGCATCGCGCTGGCGATGGTCGAAGCCGCCGAGGCATCGGGCCAGCTTCAGCCCGGCGGGACGATCGTCGAGCCGACCAGCGGCAACACCGGCGTCGGCCTGGCGATGGTCGCCGCGGTCAAGGGGTACAAGCTGATCCTGGTGATGCCGGAGAGCATGTCGCTCGAACGCCGCCGGCTGATGCTCGCGTACGGTGCGACCTTCGACCTGACCCCGCGCGAAAAGGGCATGAAGGGCGCGATCGAGCGCGCGCTCGAAATCGTCGATGCGACCCCCGGCGCCTGGATGCCGCAACAGTTCGAGAACCCGGCGAACATCGACGTTCACGTCCGCACGACCTCCCAGGAAATCCTGAACGACTTCCGGGATTCGCCGATCGACGTCATCATCACGGGCGTCGGCACCGGGGGCCACATCACCGGCGTCGCCGAGACGCTGAAGAAGGAATGGCCGAACCTGAAGGTTTTTGCGGTCGAACCGGCGCTGTCGCCGGTCATTTCGGGCGGGCAACCGGGCCCGCACCCGATCCAGGGCATCGGCGCTGGCTTCGTGCCGGCGAACCTGCACGCCCAGGCGATCGACGGCGTGATCCAGGTCGATGCCAATGTCGCCAAGGACATGGCGCGACGGTCCGCCAAGGAGGAAGGATTGCTGGTCGGCATCTCGTCCGGTGCGACGCTCGCTGCGATCCTGCAGAAGCTGCCCGACCTGCCCGACGGGGTGCGCGTACTGGGCTTCAACTACGACACCGGCGAACGCTATCTGTCGGTCCCGGACTTCCTGCCCGAGGCTTGATTGGAACCGACGATCGCGGCATCACCGCCGCGATCGTTCAGGGTCTGGACGCACTCAGGGCAGGATCGTGACGGAGCCGTCCTGAGTGCGTTCAGACCCTATCCGGGGGGACGAATGCGCAATGCCCTGATCTGTGCCGGCACGATGCTGGCGCTGCTGCTGCTGTGGCCCGTCGTCTTCGGCGGCGGCGCAGCGTCGAGTGCGTCGGCGAGCACGGTCACGATCCCTATTCCACCGCGGGCCTATCCGTCGTCGCTGGCGGCTCTGCCGAAGATCGCACAGGCGACGGAAAGCTGTGCGGCAACGCGCGCGCGGGCGACGAAGGCCTGCACGCCGGGCGATGTCGCATGCGGTCATGCCGTCGCCGATGCATTCGACGTGTGCGAGGCCAAGGGCATGTGGCCGTCGTAAAATCTTTTAACCGTCATCCCCGCGAAGGCGGGGATCAATAGTCGCTGAAGGACGTGAGACTCACGACGTTCAGCGACTATGTATTCCCGCCTGCGCGAGATTGAAGGTGGAAAGGGTGCAACTCGCCCCCCCCCCAAATTTCGCATCCCGGCCGAACCGCGCTATAGGCGCCGGCCAAACAGCCGGACGCCCCACGCCCCCGCATGACCCCCGACATTGCCCATCCCCCCGTTCCGCGCTGGATCGCGGCCGTCCTCGCGCTGCTGGCGATCGTCGCCATCGCCGCGCCGCTGGCGATCGTCCGCACGGCGCCCAGGCTGCCGCCTGCGGTGAAGGCCATCGCCAAGCGCCCGCACCGCGTCGTGCCGCAGACCGAGTTGCCGACCGTCGAGCCTGCCGCCTTCATCAACCTCGCGCCGCAGGATGCGCGGGCGTTCAACGCGACTGTTCCGTTCTCGACCGATCCCAACCCGGCCGCGCGGCCGTTCCGCCTGACCGGCACTCCGGAAAGCCAGGCGCGCGCGATCGACTGCCTTGCCGCCGGCGTGATCTACGAGGCGGGCGACGATGCGAGCGGGGAAAAGGCTGTGGCACAGGTCGTGCTGAACCGCGTCCGCCACCCCGCCTTCCCCAAGACCGTCTGCGGTGTCGTCTTCCAGGGCTCGGAACGGCGCACCGGGTGCCAGTTCACCTTCACCTGCGATGGCGCGATGCTGCGCGCGGTCTATCCGGCCGCCTGGGAGCGCGCGCGCGCCGTCGCGCGAATGGCGCTGAACGGAACGGTCGATGCCCGCGTCGGGCATGCGACGCATTACCATACCGACTGGGTGGTGCCGTACTGGAGCAGCAGCCTCGACAAGATCGTCGCGGTCGACACGCATCTCTTCTTTCGCTGGAGCGGCTGGTGGGGCACGCCGCCGGCCTTCCGCGGCACCTACACCGGCGTCGAACCCGTCATTCCCCAACTCGCCCGCCTGTCGGAAGCGCATCGCACCGCTGCCGAAGCCGCCGGACTGGCGACCGCGCAGCTGGACGCAACGGTGCTCGGCGAGACCGCGACGCCCACCGGCCTCGAGCAGGACACCAACACCTTCCTCGTGACGCTCGATCCCAAGCTGGCGCCCGAGCAGTTTCCGATGCTCGCGCAGCGCGCATGCGGCGATCGGCCATACTGCAAGTTCATGGCCTGGAGCGCCAAGGCGAACACGCCGGCCGCGCTGCCGATCTCGCCGGTCCAGCAACGCGCGATGTCGTTCAGCTATCTTCGCGATCGGGCGTTCGGCTTCGAAAAGTCGCTGTGGAATTGCGGCGAGTACAAGCGCGCGACGCCGAACGAATGCATGAAGGCCCAGGTGTCGATCACCATGGCCCCGCCACCGCCGACCAACTTCACCTATGACGCGACACCGGGCAGCGCACTGCGGGCGATTGCAGGGGCGCCCCCGGGCGCGACGGTGGTGAAGCCGAGCGGGCCGGACCCGCTGACCGGCGTCCGCCGCAAGAGTGAGACCGCCCCGGTGCCGATGTCGGGATCGGCACCGGCTACGCCAACCGCGCCGCCCCCGGTGCGGGCGACGGTGCCGAAGGCGGAAGGGGCGAAGGAGCCCTGAGCACCATTCCCTTCATCGTCATCCCCGCGAAGGCCAGGATGACGATCATGAGGGGGCAGCTTTTCGCCGCCCCCCCTTCCCATCACGCTGCGAACATCTCCGCATCCAGCGCCATCACTGCGTCCGCGCCGCCTTCGATCTTGCGACGCAATGCGCCGGCGTCCGGCAGGATGCGTTCGCCGTAGAAGCGGGCGGTTACCAGCTTGGCTTCCAGGAACTTCGCATCGCCCTCGCCCGCGGCCAGCATACGCGACGCGGCGTCGGCCATGCGCAGCCACATCAGGCCGACCGACACCAAGCCCATCAGCGTCATATAGCTGTAGGCGCCCGCGCCGACCGCGTTCGGGTTCTGCATGCCGTTTGCCATGAACCACATCGTCGCGGCCTGCAGCTCGCCCAACGCCTTTTCCAGACGACCGGCGAAGTCCGCAGTCTTCTCGTTCGACTTGGCGGCGGCGCATTCCTCGGCCACCAGCTTGAAGAACGCCTGCACCGCACGGCCGCCATTCTGCGCCAGCTTGCGGCCGACTAGGTCCATCGCCTGCACGCCATTGGTGCCTTCGTAGATCTGGGCGATGCGGGCGTCGCGGACATACTGCTCCATGCCCCATTCGACGATGTAGCCGTGGCCGCCATAGACCTGCTGCGCGTTGGTCGCGATTTCGTAGCCCCAGTCGGTGCCGACACCCTTGATGACCGGGGTCAGCAGACCGATCAGGTCGGCGGCCATCTGACGCTCGGCGTCGTCCTCGGCTTTGTGCTCCAGGTCGACCTGAAGGCCGCCCCACAGGCATAGCGCGCGCAGCCCCTCGATCTTGGCCTTTGCATCCATCAGGTTGCGGCGGACGTCGGGGTGGACGAACAGCGTGTCGGCCTTCTCGCCCGGCTCTGCGGGCCCGGTCAGCGCGCGGCCCTGGCGGCGATCCTTGGCGTATTGCACCGCGTTCTGGAACGCGACTTCGGCAAGGCCCAGTCCCTGCAGGCCGACGCCTAGACGCGCCGCGTTCATCATGATGAACATGGCGGCGAGACCCTTCATCTCCTCGCCGACCAGCCAGCCCTTCGCGCCGTCATAGTTCATGACGCAGGTCGCGTTGCCGTGGATGCCCATCTTGTGCTCGATCGACCCGCACGAGACGGCGTTGCGCTCGCCGAGTGACCCGTCGTCGTTGACCAGCACCTTGGGCACGACGAAGAGCGAAATGCCCTTCGAGCTGTCCGGCGCGCCCGGCGTCTTGGCCAGCACCAGATGGATGATGTTGTCGGTCAGGTCATGCTCGCCGGCCGAGATGAAGATCTTGGTGCCGGTAATGCTGTAGCTGCCGTCAGCCTGCGGCTCGGCCTTGGTCTTGATGAGGCCGAGGTCGGTCCCGCACTGCGGCTCGGTAAGGTTCATCGTCCCGCCCCATTCGCCCGAGACCATCTTGGGGAGATACTTTTCCTGCTGCTCGGGCGAGCCCTTGGCCACCAGCGCGGCGATCGCGCCATGGGCCAGGCCAGGATACATGGCGAAGGCCATGTTGGCGGAGATCATATATTCCTGGAAGGCGGTCGATACCACGTGCGGCATCCCCTGCCCGCCGAAGGCCTCCGGCGCCGCGAGCGTGCCCCAACCGCTCTCGACGAACTGCGCATAGGCCTGCTTGAAGCCCTCCGGCGTTGTCACCGACCCATCGGAATGCCGCGTGCAGCCCTGCTGGTCGCCCGACAGGTTCAGCGGGAACAGCACTTCGGCCACGAAGCGCCCGCCCTCTTCCAGAACCGCCTCGACCGTATCCGGCGTGGCGGCCGAAAAGCCGGCGGAATTGGTGTAGCGGTCGAGGCCGATGACGGCGTCGAGCACGAATCGGGTGTCGCGGACGGGGGGCGTATACTGGGGCATGAGCGTCCTCTCTACTCTGTGAGCTTGTCAGTCTTTTGGCTTGGAGACGGTTGTTTCGACCTGGTCGATGAAGTCCTGCAACTCGGCGATCGCGGCATCGATGTCGTGCTTCTGCCGCTCCAACACCGCGATACGGTCGCGACAGCGCTCCAGCGTCACCTGGCGCTGCACCTGGCGGCCGTCACCGATGTCGTAGAGGTCGATCATCTCGCGGATTTCGGCGAGCGAAAAACCGACGCGCTTGCCGCGCAGGATCCAGGCGAGCCGTGCGCGGTCGCGCTGCGAATAGATGCGCTGGAGGCCGCGGCGCTCGGGCGCGATCAGCCCTTCGTCCTCATAGAAACGCAGCGCGCGCGCAGTCACATCGAATTCGTCCGACAGGTCGGAAATGGTGAAATGCTGCCGGTCCCGCCTCTCCGGGACGGCCGCAACCGCGATGGCAGGGGCGTCACTCGACATGCCTGCCAAAATAGCTTCCCTTTACGTGAACGTCAACCACCCTCGCAGGGCGTGCTGCCGTTCGCGCCGCGCATTGTTGCAGCCTCTG
The nucleotide sequence above comes from Roseomonas aeriglobus. Encoded proteins:
- a CDS encoding alpha/beta hydrolase; this encodes MPYVKTRDGTDIYVKDWGEGRPVVLIHGWPLSSDMWDAQAMAMADAGFRVIAYDRRGFGRSGQPLSGYDYDTLSDDLADVLEATGATENVTLVGFSMGGGEVARYMSRHGGKGVIATALLGSVVPYMLKTDDNPNGVPEETLQQIGDGIKKDRADFFRNTFFPQFFGTGTFSHPVSDEVLHTATRIAMDASLKATLACAESFGHTDFRRDLASFAVPTLIVHGTADKTVPIDATAREAAKGIAGAQLVEYDGEPHGFTETARDRITKDLLTFLGDPRQTSFVATNKSSEPLTA
- a CDS encoding MFS transporter, with amino-acid sequence MADAAPHPFTIHNFRAYWLARFATTLAQTAMVIVIGWQVYDIARRTMSVKEAAFQLGLIGVAQFLPLLFLSLFAGWVADRIDRRWIARGAVSLEAFCALSLCWLTWHGQISLPYLFGIASLLGVARAFAGPALSALSPNLVPKAVLPTAIALSSIAWQSASILGPAMGGYLYAAKPWLTYAVSGGLFSFALLMLLLIGVVPRSSVKFAGNPWVQMIDGLHYVRRNRLVLGAISLDLFAVLLGGATAMLPVYARDILQVGAEGLGHLRAAPSIGAVTVALWFGVRPLKTGVGVKMLSAVALFGLATVFFGLSAPMFVPIFGPAAIGSDFAPAVLFALVCLFIVGAADMVSVYVRQSLIQLYTPDEMRGRVGAVSTLFISGSNELGEAESGFLAALVGPIVAVVGGGIGAIIVTGLWARWFPELRNARTFDPPPEPLIIEPDVPNPQPLPAKGQMS
- the cysK gene encoding cysteine synthase A; the encoded protein is MKANSVLETIGNTPHIRLSRLFPDSDVWVKSERSNPGGSVKDRIALAMVEAAEASGQLQPGGTIVEPTSGNTGVGLAMVAAVKGYKLILVMPESMSLERRRLMLAYGATFDLTPREKGMKGAIERALEIVDATPGAWMPQQFENPANIDVHVRTTSQEILNDFRDSPIDVIITGVGTGGHITGVAETLKKEWPNLKVFAVEPALSPVISGGQPGPHPIQGIGAGFVPANLHAQAIDGVIQVDANVAKDMARRSAKEEGLLVGISSGATLAAILQKLPDLPDGVRVLGFNYDTGERYLSVPDFLPEA
- a CDS encoding cell wall hydrolase; this encodes MTPDIAHPPVPRWIAAVLALLAIVAIAAPLAIVRTAPRLPPAVKAIAKRPHRVVPQTELPTVEPAAFINLAPQDARAFNATVPFSTDPNPAARPFRLTGTPESQARAIDCLAAGVIYEAGDDASGEKAVAQVVLNRVRHPAFPKTVCGVVFQGSERRTGCQFTFTCDGAMLRAVYPAAWERARAVARMALNGTVDARVGHATHYHTDWVVPYWSSSLDKIVAVDTHLFFRWSGWWGTPPAFRGTYTGVEPVIPQLARLSEAHRTAAEAAGLATAQLDATVLGETATPTGLEQDTNTFLVTLDPKLAPEQFPMLAQRACGDRPYCKFMAWSAKANTPAALPISPVQQRAMSFSYLRDRAFGFEKSLWNCGEYKRATPNECMKAQVSITMAPPPPTNFTYDATPGSALRAIAGAPPGATVVKPSGPDPLTGVRRKSETAPVPMSGSAPATPTAPPPVRATVPKAEGAKEP
- a CDS encoding acyl-CoA dehydrogenase C-terminal domain-containing protein, which gives rise to MPQYTPPVRDTRFVLDAVIGLDRYTNSAGFSAATPDTVEAVLEEGGRFVAEVLFPLNLSGDQQGCTRHSDGSVTTPEGFKQAYAQFVESGWGTLAAPEAFGGQGMPHVVSTAFQEYMISANMAFAMYPGLAHGAIAALVAKGSPEQQEKYLPKMVSGEWGGTMNLTEPQCGTDLGLIKTKAEPQADGSYSITGTKIFISAGEHDLTDNIIHLVLAKTPGAPDSSKGISLFVVPKVLVNDDGSLGERNAVSCGSIEHKMGIHGNATCVMNYDGAKGWLVGEEMKGLAAMFIMMNAARLGVGLQGLGLAEVAFQNAVQYAKDRRQGRALTGPAEPGEKADTLFVHPDVRRNLMDAKAKIEGLRALCLWGGLQVDLEHKAEDDAERQMAADLIGLLTPVIKGVGTDWGYEIATNAQQVYGGHGYIVEWGMEQYVRDARIAQIYEGTNGVQAMDLVGRKLAQNGGRAVQAFFKLVAEECAAAKSNEKTADFAGRLEKALGELQAATMWFMANGMQNPNAVGAGAYSYMTLMGLVSVGLMWLRMADAASRMLAAGEGDAKFLEAKLVTARFYGERILPDAGALRRKIEGGADAVMALDAEMFAA
- a CDS encoding MerR family DNA-binding transcriptional regulator, with product MSSDAPAIAVAAVPERRDRQHFTISDLSDEFDVTARALRFYEDEGLIAPERRGLQRIYSQRDRARLAWILRGKRVGFSLAEIREMIDLYDIGDGRQVQRQVTLERCRDRIAVLERQKHDIDAAIAELQDFIDQVETTVSKPKD